tagtatgcatacttggtgtgtggcatgactagtgttttgaaaaaacatagtgtacatgcttggagcatgggacaactattgttttaaattcaagaataaagttgatagctgaaacagtatacaatgaataatgtgtaatcatatggtgataaataaaaggtgttttatttatgttaatagggtttgataccatattggattcaattattattgtgtttcactttgcatgttttgacttcccgaataaactaggttattcttccggaatgactaagttattcaaaccatccatagtcggtcatatgttggaagtagatatgaattaagactgtcatgggttggcttgtagaggtctaaggtgttggacaaagggctacaacactcatgagtgctcataagttctgagtattggattcaacccgcgctcattggaatcacttcatggattttatcacgagtgatcatgagatgataatatcttatattcttcaaacctagagatatgagttgttactatgagttgatagtacattgattgcacgaaaacgcatttggtaactcggtgctataaaacgtgcctttgtgtatgattcaacaagtagtagaacaagccatatgagtcgaagtttatccattccttttaccttcgggataaaagcgatatttgtgggcccctcgatgatttgatgatgacaaatggaagtgctcggccaggccaggactgatttgatttgttcaattagtcagtcatcataaattggaaatcgggaaacaacaaatggacagagagaatgattataatccatgtctcagtccatatgatatctagaatggaggaatatatgatcccttatctaatggacaagtcattaacaaaggtcagagttcatctacaaggtcagagttcgacaaaagcttttgagagctacgattgccagttggttcctgaagtcatacgcaataaaagttttagacttatccaagtgggagactgttggattaatgtctaagtacataactataattggtaagacttgacccgacccggcatggtccatttgggttgcatagcatcatgcacttggatatactataatgagagaaataagacacttatggttattaatatattataagttctagtatattagtaataagaataataagattatttaattagtattgatcaagaattaatctaggattaattaagtgatcaaaagaagactaattaaatatatgggttgattgtgtaaatcatccatacttgtatattgggctaatgctccatggataatcaagttgggctaaaacccataggatggtccatggatgctccatggtgtatttgtacccatggatcatggaaatgaaaggccatgtcaattagggtttacatggtgtaaccctaactatataagcatcttattcttgaccaaaatcggtcactagtgtgtgaagaaaaaagggctagccgatttcatgagttgtagaattctctcaagttattctaagtgttttggtgattgtgattccatttgaggcttccatactattggggctaggcactcaagcttcatgaagactttctacatcaagaggtatgtattctatcttgttgcattcattgtttttgtatgctagattaggataataccttggaagttcttatttgcatgtataatagagaaaacatagatccaaggtatttagggttgcatgtacacttaggagtgttagaatgctcaaaacctaacactaATAACGCTCTAACTCCAATCGGTATAAACGTTGCATAAGAATGTGATAGTCATGAGATTTCAACTCAATAATGTTAGTATCATTATCTACCACTTTCTTACTGATGTTAGATCCAAACCCACCAGGAAATTTAGCATCTCTTATAAATTGACAAAAGATTTTGCGGTCAGGTTTCTTGAATGAGTAGCTTGCATGTGGTCTAGTGAACTTGTTACCCTTATTTTGCAACCATTGATTACGCCGGATATTCAGATTTTTCAAGTCCACACGTGTATTTGATGTGTCTTTACTCTTATCATTCATCATAGAAGTACCCAAAAGACTCTCACCCACATGTTTCTCGACATGCGTCAAATCTATGTTGTGCTTCAGCTGCAGAGAAGACCAATACTCGAGCTCGGAAAATATGCTACGTTTCGACCAGTTCAACTCGAATCCTTGCCGATCCATGTTTTCTTTAAGAATGTTAGGATGTTTAGCTGGTTTACGAAGTATTAGACGACCTAGTTGCTCTTGTATGTCTTCATTAGTAAAGTGTCTTGGAGCGGGTCTTGTCTCTGGTTGCCCATTAAATTTCAAACCCATCCTTAATGGATCATCAACATCTAAGAACCAACGATGACTGATATAAACGACTTTATTTACTGTACGATACGAAGGAGTGTCTTCATTACAAGTCGGGCATGCTCTATACCCTTGTCCGCTCCAGCCCGATAAACTACTACGTGTTGGAAATTCGTTTATTGTCCATAACAATGTAGCTTTGAACGTGAAGAATGTGTTTGTCACTGCGTCTTTAATGCTTACGCCTGATTGCCATAAAAACTTAAGCTCTTCCACTAACGGCCTAAGGAAAACACCTATGTCCCAGGCGCTTTAGGGCCGGGAATCAACAAGGCCAACATGAATGATGACTCTTTCATACAAAGCAATGGTGGCAAATTGTAAGTGGTGAGTACAACCGGCCACGTACTGTGCAGATTACACATGTTACCAAATGGATTAAAGCCATCAGCTGCTAGCCCTAGTCGTACGTTGCGAGGTTCACTCGAGAAGTTAGGGTAATCTACATCAAATTTTTCCAAGACTCTCCATCAACGGGATGACGCATCACAGCATCTTCTGATCTCCTAGTACTATACCATATCATATTTTTGGAAGTGTACCGTGAACAATACAAACGACGTAGTCTAGGGGCCACTGGAAAGTACGATAACACCTTATGAGACACTTTCTTACCCTTGGTGTTTTTATCAATCCACCGAGTCTCTTTACAAACGGGACAAACTTGCAATGACTTGTGTTCCTTCCAGAAGAGAAAACAATCGTTTTTGCACACATGAATTGACTCATACCCCAAACCTAACTTCTTTAGTTTCTTTTTTGCTAAATAATATGAACGGGGAACCTTGTTGTCTGGTGGAAATGCCGAATGCAACAACTCAAGGAGTTGATCAGATGAACTATCAGTCCATTTGTTGCTGACCTTCATATGCATCGGCTTTTCTAAAAAATCAAGGAATGAAAACGTACAACCAGGATATAACTTGGTTTCGACGGACTCTAACAACTCTTCAAAATCATCATAGACACCACTACCCCCTGTattcgaggttccttcatcgaggTTTGTATCATTTTCTCTCGACTCCCATATAACATCATCAAAAACATCAACCATCTCGTTGCTTGGCGATACGACATCTACAACTGGAGGGATTAAAGGTTCACCGTGATATATCCGTGTTTTGTATGGTTGAGTGAAACCATATATACGAACATGACGTCTCATTGCTTTCAGATTCATGAAGTAACGATTATCACAATTCTCACACGGACATCTGGTTTCACCTTTACAATCTAGGTGTAACATGGATCACTCGACAAAAGTGTCGAGTCCTAGCTGGAACTCGGGAGATTGACGATGTGGATTAGTAGTCCAGCTTTTATCGATAGACATGATGCAATTGAAACATAATTTAGTGTTTAAGGTTTACTTTATGGGAAACAAAAATCAAGTAGAGTATTCATAAAGTTGATGATTCAAAAAGTATTCCAACACAGGATAACCTAATTAAAgctaaagtacgttgctattaataacctaattaaagctaaagttgtaatgaccaacattaagtcactaaaagtatgttgccattaagttggttttataattgatttaatttgattttataaaggtaactgaatttgattctaaaggtaaattaattagattttctaataaatttaatatttttgtttttgttattagtttaattttttaaactaattttattttatcttaatatTAACATtgttgattttacaattaatttattaaattttatttttttttaaattaatttaattttaatctataattaaattaaaattactagaagtacgttgctataaataacctaattaaagctAAAGTGGTAATGACCAACACTAAGtcactaaaagtatgttgctattaatttggttttataattgatttaatttgattttataaaggtaacttaatttgattctaaaggtaaattaactagattttctaaataatttaatattttcctttttgttattagtttaattttttaaactaatttaattttttttaatattaacattaacgtgtttttaaaactactttaagttgattttacaattaatttattattttttaatgttttttttaaattaatttaattttattctgtaattaaattaaaattactagaagtacgttgctattaataacctaattaaagctaaagttgtaatgaccaacattaactcactaaaagtatgttgctattaagttggttttataaatgatttaacttgattttataaaggtaaattaatttgattctaaaggtaaattagttagattttctaattaatttaatattttcctttgttattagtttaatttattaaactaattttattttgttttaatattaacattaacttgattttaaaactactttaagttgattttacaattaatttattattttttaatgttttttttaagttaatttatttttattctataattaaattaaaattactagaagtacgttgctattaataacctaattaaagctAAAGTTGTAATGACCAATATTAAGTTACTAAAAGTATCTTGCTATTAAGTTGGTTTTATAAttgatttaatttgattttataaaggtaacttaatttgattctaaaggtgaattaattttattttctaattaatttaatattttcttttttgttattagtttaattttttaaactaattttattttattttaatattaacattaacttgattttaaaactactttaagttgattttacaattaatttattatttttttaatgttttttttttttaaattaagccaaatgtatacatccaatttgcatattccaatttcatccaatttcatacaattaagcCAAATGTATACATAAATTACAATTAAGCCAATTTCATCCAATTAAAGccaaacattaagtcactaacaaaattaagcactttgaaaccatatacaatacattactagaagtaagttgctattaataacctaattaagcccAATGTATACATCCAATTTGCATATTTCAATTTCATACAAATTTATACATCTAAATTTCATTATAAGGTAATGTGGTATAAACATAAATTACAATCCAACAAATGTATATATTCATgccaaatttcatttttaagccactgtaatctaaacataaattacaaAACATACTCAAAATGCATAATAAAATTCCCACAAATCTGAAAAAACACACAATCCAACAAAATGCATAAAATCCAACAAAATAATCCAACAAAATGCACAACCACTTCATATCTCAAAATACAAACATCATCACTCAACAAAATTGAAAATTACTCACAATTTATCATCTAAATTAACaccaaaacagaaaaatcataaaaaagagGAGGAATTCAACCTTGATTGGGAGCAATTTCGGAATGTAGCTCAAGGTCGCCGGTTTTGGGGCTGTGGCGGTCTTGTGGCGATCTTGGGGGAAGGAGGGGCTAGCACCGGTCCCAACAGGCACTTCCTAGTCCACCAAGTTGGAAGAAATAAGCGAGATTGAAGAAAGAAAATAGAGAAAAAAATGAGAGAAGAAAGAATAGTGCAGAAAAGAAATCGCAGAAAGGTAAACTGGAATGGGGTATTTGCATGCGCATTAGCGGAGACAGTTAATAGCGGCGACAGATGCACAATAGCGGCGACACTAGGGCAATAGCGGCGACCAGTGGAGGGAAAAGTCAGCACGTCTTTTCGCTTTCCTCTACAGCCGTTAGATTGAAAAGAAATCAGATGGATGGGGTTAGTTTGATGCGGATCGCTGTAAcaaagcattagcggcgacaccgggcaatagcggcgacatgtaaCGCGTGAattacatgtcgccgctaaaggcgtcGCCGGTAATGCTAACCTTTCTTGTAGTGTCATCATCATTCTTACGTACTTTTTTGAATAGTCACGACAATAAAAAGAATATCATCTTACATCTAAATCAAAACCGATGACAATAGCGATGGATAAACCAATTTCCaatatcataattttttttaaaaatatataaaaaaaaattcatatatatatatatatatatatatatatatatatatatatatatatatatgtattcatTGTGTTATGCGCcataaatttataaaattaatggAAAAATATTAATACTATTAAGTATACCTTATTGTAATCTGGAATATCATCAATGTTCTTGATTTGAAAACGGAGGTAGTAATCCTCTGCCTTGGCCACAACAATATCGATGTTAAGCTGTATAATACTAATGGAAGACTCAACATTCAAATCCCTATCAACAATACTACATATaagaagaaagaaatgaagaagttaaacaatataaataattaatgattaagaatAACGAAAAACAAACATTAAGCTATTAATTATTGATAAAAGACATATGtttttttgaaaattgaaatGTTAGATATGTCATCATTAGTATGCAATCTCGAACCAAACAAACAGTTACCCACTTGAGGCTGACTTGGAAATCACAATTAAAGTTGtaaattaaattattttataaataaaatagtaATGGAATAACATggacatttataataaaaacaatatttttaccTAAGTTTTGAGCTTTGCCATACACAGGAGGATGACAACACCTGCATTATCATTTTGATGTAAACAAATCATTTTACACAAATATGTATAATAAGGCAATATCAAAAGTACATTGCCTTTTTAACCTTTGGACAAAAAAGCATATGCTGATTGAGAAACACAGAGAAAAACATATATTAAAGAAATATATGAATCATTTCCAAAAAAGTAGTTTTTACTGCAAGGGtaaataagttattttgaaaaaaataatatatgtaGACATTAAACCTTTCGAGAAGGTACTCCAATTTTAATTTCTTTATTTCTATTTTCATCCGatcaaaacacataatcaaatccaaacacagaactaattaaaCTAAATTTTAGATCATCAAATACAAACATAGAATCCAATCcaaacacacactcacacacacacacacactgaaaCACAAACAGACACACACAATAATGGTAAATAGGCCATTTTAAAACAAATATGTAATATACAACAATATTAAAATTACATTTGCCCTTTTTTTTTACCTTTGGACAAAACTACATATGTTGATTGAGAAACACAGACACACACATATATTAAAGTATATACACATCATTCCAATTAAAAGTAGTTTTTACAACAAGCCTAAATGTGTCATTTGGATGTAATAACAAATGTAGACACTAAACCCTTCAGGAATGTACTCTATTTTctcttttctttatttatttttcatccaATCCAAACACATAATCCAATCCAATTAGCACATAACTAATTAAAATGAATTTTACTTCATCCAATCCATACATAGAATCCaatccaaacacacacacacatacaaacacaaagagaaagaaagagagagagagagagagagagagagagaatatatatatatatatatatataatatgcttATGAAAAACCCACTAATAAGCCATTGATACATAAAGTGAACACATAAACTATAATCAGATGTAAGAAATTAATCAGTAAATCAAAAAGAATGCTAACCTGATGAAGCTGGTATTCGAATGCGATGCTGCAAAGTTCAGATTTCACGAAATTATGATAACAACTGAATAAGATTATACTTATACATAATTTCGAACAACGATTTTGGAAAGGATATGAAGAAATTAATAATGTGATTCATATCATACTATTTCGAATTCTTTGATTTCAAATTCTATAATTATGAAAGGTATTTACGAATTACTTGATTTTAAAAAGAAAGGAACCGTATTCATGTTTTGACAATTATTTTGACATTTATTTCACTTCAATACAATCCAATTAAAAATTTTAGTCACCATTAATAAGTTTTCAACTTTCCAAACGTAGTCAACTTAATTTAGTTGATGtatattctattttattttatcatgacGTCATCAAAATGATCGAATGGTTGAAATTAATCAAGACAACACAATGAATGACCCTGATTGTTGAAGGTGATGTCATCAAGTTTCTTTTTTACTATATATAGACACTAAACTCTCCGGGAATGTACTCCatttttacttttctttatttattttttcattaaatccaaaCACATAATCCAATCCAATTAGCACAAAACTAATAAACTGAATTTTACTTAATCAAATCCAAACATAGAATCTAATTcaaccatacacacacacacatgcaaaaacacacacactcacacacacagaAAATAGAAAATTTGTTTATCAACAACCCACTAATAAGTCATTGATACATATACTGAACACATAAACTATAATCAGATGTAAGAACTTAATtagtaaataaaaaaaagtttgtaTTTGAACTTCATGCTGCAAAGTCTAGATTTCATGAAATTGTGATAACAACTGAATGGAATTATACTtacacataaatttgaacaacgATTTGGAAAGGATATGATGATACTGTGATTCATATCATACTAttttgaattctttgaattcAAATTCTATAATTATGAAAGGTATATACAAATTACTTGATTTTAAAAAGGAAGAAACCATATTTAGGTTTTGACAATTATGCTGACATTTATTTCACTTCAATACATTCTAATTAAAAATTTCAGTATCCATTAATATGTTTTCAACTTTTCAAATGTAGTCAACTTAATTTAgttaatattaattttattttattttatgatgacTTCATCAAAATGATCCAATGGTTGAAATTAATCAAGGAAACACAATAAATAGCCCTGATTGTTGAAGGTGATGTCATTAAGTTTctgttttaatatatatagagATACCAATAAGGATATCTTTGCAAATTCTGAAAAAATGATTCATCTTTTTAACCCGGTTCCACACTGTGACGTCTCCggtttcatggccagaaaagactgattatgtttatgctttataaaaatcagagtaccctttttataaaattgttgtggaatttgttcccagaaaaacatgataaatacgttatcaaagcatttccgaggaaatgtattttttatttattttaaaacattgggatgtcatcgtcaatacagaaacataagcataaacacaaCTTACATTCACTATcattagtgatttacatctccttaatctatcagtgtaatgtaacttcatattgacacctgtgatacaaataaactgagtgggtcaggttgggaaacccggtgagtacatagggttttcaacccacaataatataattaacttGTTTCTTCACATATAcatgtcaaacaattaacccgattacccatcctcattttcTTCATTTGATATTCCCTAAAGTATTACCTTAAGGTTCATCTCCTATAttgtatttacctctcatctctttACAtctcatttccttatatgttcgttcctaaggacttttcctaTGGATCATTGCCTACATCACACAGACAATAATGGTTCGGGGATTATTCCCTCGATACGCACCTAGTAAGGGttggagtatcatcgcatgaatacgtagttacaacatcgcctgaactcccAATTCATAGTAatggttagagtatcatcacatgaatccgtagttacaacatcgcgtgaactcgtaattcatagtaagggttagagtatcatcacatgaatacgtagttacaacatcgcgtGAACTCAGAATTCATCACCTACTGGTTGTGAGCCtgttggtgtttccacggggttgtctataatagtccgtggtcgccatctatactctagtagatgactacatctccaaatttctGGACacggttatagtatctttcatcctgcATCactgattcatcatcacctatccatcacctaattatcatcaccttcctatcatcacatatctctcatcattttatttcatcacacaaaaactatttcatctacccatgttttatcccaacatatttgtagatataaaataaatatatatttaaatcatttaaaacatgtataaaatcattcatccatcatagacagcaagtattcagataatatgcacacataacacgtaatttatataaactacttcatatctatgtgtaagacgaaagggacgatgcactcacttgataaggtggtgactcgatactcgacaacgcttcgtttactttaaaataatttccttcaatGAAACCTAGcatcattaccactagatttagtctaatatttgccatgactaattattattattattattattattattattattattattattatataagcgtttaaacaatactttccaaccactatgtacagacaggggccatacataaaacaccagagggcaggaccattttggcatatagcaattctaaaatccaacaactctATGCAGCCCCTTAAACTAGATTCCTCGTACCGTGAGTAGTtcaaaaagatattataatgacacttatataataatagctcaaatatttattataagtttataataacaatactaattttaaatataagctatattaaaatagggtacGCATAAcatacttacaagggggttttagctaggagtcgggccctgcaggggcagaacttcgtcgctgaatctttctaagaaagatttctGCAGCCCTtcaacgctcaccttactatactaaaactacaaaaatagaagtcgaatcacgagggaccgaaatgctcggtggataataagagaaagactcttgaatcaagaaaaTGGTGTAATAAATATGAGAGTCGAAGCCTCTTATTtaaagtaattgaatttacaaaaactaccctccataattacttaacgaccttatagttatataaatgacTAAACATCCattcataatactattttaaatagatttaacgatgtttgtactaaactaatgttgaaagtactcaacactagtcttataacaaccacatcgtcgatacctttctaatgatatatacatttgtatatatatatgtgtacgtatatatgatttatagtttattttaatacataaatatgctattataatttgtaactcgttcatacgatctccattttcgacgttctttatatccactcgttgttatttatgagtactacaagtttcatttagacgctgtcagctaattctcattctaccTCAGacttacaaaactgtatcgaatctATCGTTCGAAGAGTATGGACCAAGTTTCGTGCATATCTTTAACATTCATGCTCTACTCTCGAAATTCATTATATccgcgcgtaggtaaaaataagatctacaactttcatttagactccgttggctaattctcgaccgatcttaaatctaacagtaggaggagattatattgttaaatgtccgcgtaaaattcataacttctatacGCAGATCCATTTCCGTCTgtatttttaccattgagttcctattaatgagatcttcaactctcatttaggtcgcgtaggacaaaaaccgctcgaactaaaattcgagttttgggctgtgaactgctatgccaaatgttagaaaattaataacttcctcatacaaagtcatatttggtcgttctttttatg
The genomic region above belongs to Lactuca sativa cultivar Salinas chromosome 4, Lsat_Salinas_v11, whole genome shotgun sequence and contains:
- the LOC111884847 gene encoding uncharacterized protein LOC111884847 encodes the protein MLHLDCKGETRCPCENCDNRYFMNLKAMRRHVRIYGFTQPYKTRIYHGEPLIPPVVDVVSPSNEMVDVFDDVIWESRENDTNLDEGTSNTGGSGVYDDFEELLESVETKLYPGCTFSFLDFLEKPMHMKVSNKWTDSSSDQLLELLHSAFPPDNKVPRSYYLAKKKLKKLGLGYESIHVCKNDCFLFWKEHKSLQVCPVCKETRWIDKNTKGVSIKDAVTNTFFTFKATLLWTINEFPTRSSLSGWSGQGYRACPTCNEDTPSYRTVNKVVYISHRWFLDVDDPLRMGLKFNGQPETRPAPRHFTNEDIQEQLGRLILRKPAKHPNILKENMDRQGFELNWSKRSIFSELEYWSSLQLKHNIDLTHVEKHVGESLLGTSMMNDKSKDTSNTRVDLKNLNIRRNQWLQNKGNKFTRPHASYSFKKPDRKIFCQFIRDAKFPGGFGSNISKKVVDNDTNIIELKSHDYHILMQRLYRLELERY